From the Pungitius pungitius chromosome 6, fPunPun2.1, whole genome shotgun sequence genome, one window contains:
- the prr5a gene encoding proline-rich protein 5a, which translates to MLDGLRRRHASRPSTRPLSLNFSTFSAPPPSPDMDSSSEHPIRRTLHRLKLMSSPSLSDLGKSEKSSPEDRGEKQKRAGANATWNSIHNAVIAVFQKKGLADNELYSLNEGVRHLLKTELGFFFTEYLQNQLLTKGMVILRDKIRFYEGQKLLDSLAETWDFFFCDVLSMLQAIFHPVQGKEPSVRQLSLLHFRNTIVLSVKLEDALTRPRARVPPSVTQMLLILQGVHESRGVNEDYLRLEALIQKVVSPYLGTHGLYSEDGAETHCCVLEKRLPWGWSKSADQPSKNPVVRSKSYNIPLLLTPVAEYDPDAGSVGSGGIRRHSACEIITCLEEQGLAYADLASGSEPSGPSSNRLRVGSHFNGALHGTEATTTMTNLSKGACSSPPSESSSPETIIGQVLESADSSSDGIFIDFPPHSPEATEYCRESRQSTV; encoded by the exons ATGCTTGATGGACTGCGGCGGAGGCACGCCTCCCGGCCCTCCACCAGACCGCTGTCACTCAACTTCAGCACCTTCTCTGCCCCTCCCCCGAGCCCAGACATGGACAGCAGTAGTGAGCATCCAATCAGGAG GACTTTGCACCGGCTGAAGTTGATGAGCTCCCCAAGCCTCAGCGACCTGGGGAAGAGCGAGAAAAGTTCcccagaggacagaggagagaagcagaAGAGGGCGGGAGCCAACGCCACCTGGAACAG tatCCACAACGCTGTCATAGCAGTCTTCCAGAAGAAAGGTTTGGCAGATAACGAACTCTACAGCCTCAACGAAGGTGTCCG GCATCTGTTAAAGACTGAGTTGGGGTTTTTCTTCACAGAGTACCTTCAG AATCAGCTGCTGACAAAAGGCATGGTCATCCTTCGGGACAAAATACGCTTTTACGAAG GTCAGAAGTTACTCGACTCCCTGGCAGAGACCTGGGACTTCTTCTTCTGTGACGTCCTCTCGATGCTGCAGGCCATATTCCATCCGGTTCAG GGTAAGGAGCCCTCTGTCCGACAGCTATCTCTGCTTCACTTCAGGAACACCATCGTCCTGAGTGTGAAGTTAGAGGACGCCCTGACTCGACCTCGGGCCCGTGTGCCTCCTTCTGTTACACAGATGCTGCTTATTCTACAG gGGGTCCATGAGTCGCGCGGGGTGAACGAGGACTACCTAAGGCTCGAGGCCCTGATTCAGAAGGTGGTCTCGCCCTACCTGGGCACGCACGGGCTTTACTCTGAAGATGGTGCTGAGACCCACTGCTGTGTTCTGG AGAAGCGGTTGCCGTGGGGCTGGTCCAAGTCCGCCGATCAGCCGTCTAAAAACCCTGTGGTGCGATCGAAGAGCTACAACATCCCCCTGCTGCTGACCCCGGTGGCGGAGTATGACCCAGATGCCGGTTCTGTTGGCAGTGGAGGAATTCGCCGACACTCGGCCTGTGAGATTATAACATGCCTGGAAGAACAAGGACTGGCCTACGCTGACTTGGCCTCAGGGTCTGAACCGTCTGGCCCCTCCTCCAATAGGCTGCGTGTGGGATCTCACTTTAACG GAGCTCTGCACGGCACTGAGGCCACAACAACAATGACTAATCTCAGTAAGGGGGCATGCTCCTCGCCGCCCAGTGAATCATCCAGCCCTGAAACCATAATTGGACAAGTGCTTGAGTCTGCAGACTCCAGCTCAGATGGCATATTTAttgatttccccccccactctccagaGGCTACGGAGTACTGCCGCGAGAGCAGGCAGAGCACAGTGTAG